CGGCGGTGTCCGCGCTCGTGGTGCTGCCGGCGGCCAGCCGGACGTCCCCTTGCGCGCGCAGCACGACGCGGCCGGCGGCATCGGTCCCCACGCTGTCCGCGCGCACGATGCCCTGCTGGTTGACGATGCCGCCATGGACGTCGATGCTGCCGCCACCGTGCGCCAGCAGCGTGCCCAGGTTGACTGCCGCGTTGGCCGGCGCGCTCACGCGCACGATCACGTTCGGCATGCCGGAGTCGACCAGGTCGATGCTGCGGCCGGCGGCCAGCACGACCTGGCCGCCGGGGCTGGCGACCAGCCCCTCGTTGCGCACGGCGTCCCCCATCAGCCAGACACGCCCGCCAAAGCTGGTGCGGATCTCGCCCTGGTTCAGGACCTGGCCCACCGGGCCGCCCGCGCTGTCGAAGCGCAGCCGGCCCGCCAGGAAGTCGTCGTTCGACAGGGGCAGGGTGGAGGCCACCAGGGCGCCGACATCGATGCGCGCATTGGCGCCGAACAGCACACCGTGAGGGTTGACGAGCCACACGCCGCCGTTCGACGACAGGCTGCCCAGGATGGCCGACGGGTCGTTGCCGACCACGCGGTTCAATACCTGGCTGGCCGCGCTTTGCTGCGCGAAATGGACGCTGTTGCGCGCGCCAACGGAGAACGCCTGCCAGTCCAGCACCGCATGCGGGCTGTTGGTGACGGTCATGCGCCCGCCGTCGGTGGCAATGGCGGCAGTGCCATGGACGACGGTGGCCCCCGTGGGCAGTTGCGCCCATGCAGCGGCCATCATGGCGCCCAGGGCGATGGCGACGGCGGCGGCCCGCCCGTGCCGGGCGCAGCGTGCCGCACCTTGGACTACCCCGGCGCGCGGTGTGTCGAACGACTGTTTCATGATGGCTTCTCCGGAGACACGGGCTGGCGCTGGGGCGCGGCCGGCCCGTTAAAAAATCAGGTTGAGGGCGACGTGGCCGCGTACGTCGCCCGGCGCGGTATTGATGCCCCGTTCCAGCGCGCGGCCGATGTTCACGCTGGCGCTGGCTTTGCGGCCGAGGCCCAGGCGCACGCCGATACCGGCGCCCGTCAGCTGGCAGGACGTGCGGTCGGTGCCGCGGCAGGGCAGGTCGCGGTGGTTGGCGATGCGGCCGTGATCGACGAACAGGTAGGGCTGCACGCGCAGGCCGTTGGCCAGCTCGGATGCCTTGGGCGCCGCTTCCACGCGCAGCAGCAGGCCCGTGTCGCCGGACAGCTCCCGCTCGGCATAGCCGCGCACGCTGGCCGCACCGCCAAGGCCGAAGCGTTCGCCCGAGATCAGCGCATGCGGGCTGTATTGCAGCTCGATGCGCACGTTGAGGGAGAAGCCGGCCGCGAACGCGCGATCCGCGAACCCGGCGGCGCGCGCGATGGCGTAGCTGCGGGCCGCGCCAGGGCGCGCCGCCTCGAATGTTGTGCGGGCACTGCCGGCCGCATTGACCGACAGCCCGCCACTGACGCCATAGGCCAGTTGCGGCCCCTGTCGCTGGCCCGTGTAGGACAGGCTGACCGGTACCGTCGTGATGTCCACGGCCGCGGAACCGCAGGCCGCCGGGCCGAAGTCGCCGATCGAGCAGTCGTCCTCGTACCTGCGCGAATCCAGCCCCAGCGTGACGTGGTGATCGTACTCGCCGATGCGATCGAGGTTGCGGTTGGCGCGCAGGCCCAGCACCGTGCCGCGCCCGGTGAACGACAGGGGCCCGGCCGGCGTGATCGTGGTGCCGTTGCTGACGCTGGAGTGGGCGACGAACGCATCGAGCGAGGCCGCGTGGGCATACAGCGGCACGCGATAGCCGGCGCTGTAGATCTTCACGCGGCCCGGGTCCTCGGGCGACGTCTGGAATTGCAGCGTGCCCACATGGTCGCGGCCGAACAGGTTCGCATGCTGGATGCCCACGCTGACACGGTGCCGCCCGGTGCTGTGGTTGCCGGTGTTGTTGTACCCGACCAGGTACTGCACGGGATGGGACTCGGTCACGTTGACGTCCGCATCGATCTCGCCGGGCCGGGCGCCCGCCGTCAGCGTGACCTTGACGTTCTTGGCCGGATTGTCGTTACTGAGCTGGATGTCGCGGTCCACGCTGCCCACGCGCGGCGTCGTGCCTTCGACGAGGCTGGGCAATCCCGCGCGCACGTTGGCGGCGTCGAAATAGCGGTTGCCCGCGATGCGGACATTGGCCAGTTTGCCTTCCACGACGTGGATCACCACGTTGCCAGCGGCCGCCTGTTGCTCGGGATGTAGGCGACGACGCCGCCATAGCCGGCATCGCGATAGGCATCCTGCACCCGCCCCGCAGCCCCGTTGAGTTCGGCCATCGTGGTGCGGCTGCCGGCCAGGCCGGCCGTCAGGGCCTGCAGCGTCGCCGCCGGCAACAGCGTATTGCCTTGCACGGCCACCGAGGCGACCTGCACGGCCTGTTGCGCGGGCGCGGGCGCAGGTGCCTGGGCCAGCGCCATGCCCATCTGCAGGCCCAGCACGCAGCAGCCGGCCTGCCGGACCAATACGCGACGCGGGTGCCGTCGCCCTGGCAACGTCGTCAGCGCGGCACGGGCAAGCAGCGATGTGAGGCAGCGCACGACCATGGTTTCTCCTCGATGCAACGGGGTTGCCGACGGCGATCGGTGTTGGCGCGGGGCCCGGCCTGCCATGGGTACGCGGCGGGTGACACGTGGCATCCCGACACTCTTCGATGATCTGACGCCGGGAATGGGCGGCGCGTGATGATCGAGCGCAATCCGTATTGAGCGCAATGCCGGATCGTTCAGCGCTGCGGGCGTGCATTACCAACCCCGTGTTTAACGGGGAGTCCATATTTGCACCGCAGTTTGCCGATGAAAAATAAATTCACCAATTCTGTCGATGCAAGCAACGCCGGAAAGCGTGTTGAATTCAATGCGATCGGGAGATCTTTGCACCGCGCTTGAAAACAGCGAAAGGGCGTAATTGAGTATAGTCCAAAATATCGGCCGATAACCGTGCGTGGTACCGTCGCAACAAGCGCCGCAATGCTTGCCGTTTGCGGGGGGCACGCCTAGAATCAAAATGTCGTCCGGTTAATGCGCGGCAAATGGCGGGGACTGCTGGGTAA
This is a stretch of genomic DNA from Pseudoduganella chitinolytica. It encodes these proteins:
- a CDS encoding ShlB/FhaC/HecB family hemolysin secretion/activation protein, which gives rise to MIHVVEGKLANVRIAGNRYFDAANVRAGLPSLVEGTTPRVGSVDRDIQLSNDNPAKNVKVTLTAGARPGEIDADVNVTESHPVQYLVGYNNTGNHSTGRHRVSVGIQHANLFGRDHVGTLQFQTSPEDPGRVKIYSAGYRVPLYAHAASLDAFVAHSSVSNGTTITPAGPLSFTGRGTVLGLRANRNLDRIGEYDHHVTLGLDSRRYEDDCSIGDFGPAACGSAAVDITTVPVSLSYTGQRQGPQLAYGVSGGLSVNAAGSARTTFEAARPGAARSYAIARAAGFADRAFAAGFSLNVRIELQYSPHALISGERFGLGGAASVRGYAERELSGDTGLLLRVEAAPKASELANGLRVQPYLFVDHGRIANHRDLPCRGTDRTSCQLTGAGIGVRLGLGRKASASVNIGRALERGINTAPGDVRGHVALNLIF
- a CDS encoding POTRA domain-containing protein, translated to MVVRCLTSLLARAALTTLPGRRHPRRVLVRQAGCCVLGLQMGMALAQAPAPAPAQQAVQVASVAVQGNTLLPAATLQALTAGLAGSRTTMAELNGAAGRVQDAYRDAGYGGVVAYIPSNRRPLATW